In a genomic window of [Empedobacter] haloabium:
- a CDS encoding Lrp/AsnC family transcriptional regulator, with product MEELDQIDRRILRALRRDGRLSNTKLADEVGLSTTPCWNRVRALEERGVIEGYTALLNQQALGLPDTVIIEVTLERHDDDMLVKFGEALAGLPEVMEAYLLTGDYDYLIKVAVAGTAGYEEFLRRKLYKLPGIRHSRSTFVLRCLKRAHSVEP from the coding sequence ATGGAAGAACTGGATCAGATCGACCGGCGCATCCTGCGCGCGTTGCGGCGCGATGGACGGTTGTCGAACACCAAGCTGGCGGACGAGGTCGGACTGTCGACCACGCCGTGCTGGAACCGGGTGCGCGCGCTGGAGGAGCGCGGCGTCATCGAGGGCTACACGGCACTGCTCAACCAGCAGGCGCTGGGCCTGCCGGACACCGTGATCATCGAGGTGACGCTGGAGCGCCACGACGACGACATGCTGGTCAAGTTCGGCGAGGCGCTGGCCGGCCTGCCGGAGGTCATGGAGGCCTACCTGCTGACTGGCGACTACGATTACCTGATCAAGGTCGCCGTGGCGGGCACGGCCGGCTATGAGGAGTTCCTGCGCCGCAAGCTCTATAAACTGCCCGGCATCCGCCATAGCCGCTCGACGTTCGTGCTGCGCTGCCTGAAGCGCGCCCACTCGGTCGAGCCATGA
- a CDS encoding four-helix bundle copper-binding protein: MQTCVEACHACADACDRCAAACLREEDPKMMAACIAGDIDCAALCRTVAGFLARGSALASSLCGLCADVCEACADECGKHAMQHCQDCAAACRRCAVECRRMASGAGVIQPGRASHTAAH, translated from the coding sequence ATGCAAACCTGTGTGGAAGCCTGCCACGCCTGCGCCGACGCCTGCGACCGCTGCGCCGCCGCCTGCCTGCGCGAGGAAGATCCGAAAATGATGGCCGCCTGCATCGCCGGCGACATCGACTGCGCCGCCCTGTGCCGCACCGTGGCTGGCTTCCTGGCGCGCGGCAGCGCGCTGGCGAGCAGCCTGTGCGGCCTGTGCGCGGACGTGTGCGAAGCCTGCGCCGACGAGTGCGGCAAGCACGCGATGCAGCATTGCCAGGACTGCGCGGCCGCCTGTCGCCGCTGTGCCGTCGAATGCCGGCGCATGGCCAGCGGCGCCGGCGTCATCCAGCCGGGGCGGGCCAGCCATACGGCCGCCCACTGA